In Gadus chalcogrammus isolate NIFS_2021 chromosome 1, NIFS_Gcha_1.0, whole genome shotgun sequence, one DNA window encodes the following:
- the wfdc2 gene encoding WAP four-disulfide core domain protein 3 isoform X2 has translation MLKCRVRPTRSHCPVGAVLVVLKRVSLDLHMKMKSSVLSVLTIVMCAFFSTEFSVATETKENVTVASPKQGQCPRALPDEEPSIRGCTRDQDCPGGHKCCVFDCGAVCVAPAFRKPGVCPPRHWGVGMCAEFCSEDNDCPHHEKCCSNGCGHQCTAPYTVKPGRCLAPQPTNMCAEFCYQDGQCPGEQKCCRTTCGHACSEPC, from the exons ATGCTGAAGTGTAGGGTCAGACCTACACGTTCCCACTGCCCAGTGGGAGCCGTATTGGTCGTGTTGAAACGTGTAAGCCTTGACCTACACATGAAGATGAAGTCATCCGTGCTCAGTGTGTTGACTATTGTAATGTGTGCGTTTTTCAGCACGGAATTCAGTGTCGCCACAGAAACGAAAGAAAATGTGACAG TCGCTTCTCCAAAACAGGGTCAATGCCCGCGGGCGCTGCCGGACGAGGAACCGTCAATCAGGGGCTGCACACGTGACCAGGACTGTCCCGGGGGGCACAAGTGTTGCGTGTTTGATTGCGGGGCTGTTTGCGTTGCGCCTGCTTTCA GGAAGCCGGGAGTTTGCCCCCCCAGGCACTGGGGGGTCGGGATGTGCGCCGAGTTCTGCTCTGAGGACAACGACTGCCCCCACCATGAGAAGTGCTGCTCCAACGGATGTGGACATCAGTGCACGGCACCGTACACAG TGAAGCCTGGGCGTTGCCTGGCGCCCCAGCCCACCAACATGTGCGCCGAGTTCTGCTACCAAGACGGCCAGTGTCCCGGGGAGCAGAAGTGTTGCAGGACCACGTGCGGCCACGCCTGCAGCGAGCCCTGCTGA